From Luteococcus japonicus, one genomic window encodes:
- a CDS encoding LpqB family beta-propeller domain-containing protein has protein sequence MSLRRAVACLLALLLAGCSTTVPSTGPVEKVAPAAQGRVERGVRVQPAPPQEDVAPDVVLAGFLDAMASLEPGFGVARQYLTPKAARSWDPHAGVIVYDGDTRSSLPGSTTAGLQARVVGTLDAQGHYTASTGRLIRQNFTMHQVDGQWRISNPPSGLLVSQYTLLNRFTPAQVWFQGLDAHTLVPERVWLASSPASPLEAVQALLDGPSRWLEVSVTTAFPAGTRLTVDAVTVTGGVAEVPLDGRIAALPDAQRSQLVSQVGTTLKAFPDIRAVRILCDGQPWHAPGQTASGEVPLDALPGMPSIPLEGDEQPFAVVGNAVGRLDDQGAFSPLGGRLGRNQWGDRPGELAVSTTAGVVALVNHGRTRLVTSRLGQDEVSPRLTGTGLASPVVTATGVVWAVVDADGEVALRRASGTQNLAPVRVPSLKGSRILQVAVAPDQTRMAVVLRRGGRSELALLRIHGGVVDGLRRIPLEVSQLSLEEVVDAAWTGPEQLMVLAAQHPGARPSAFLISADASQVDPVGPAGELDLVQVTARAQQRGAPVLLRASSGEVLRHVSAWRWHILPHRVRSLAVPS, from the coding sequence ATGAGCCTCCGCCGAGCCGTCGCGTGCCTGCTTGCCCTGCTGCTGGCAGGGTGCAGCACCACGGTGCCCAGCACCGGCCCCGTGGAGAAGGTTGCGCCCGCTGCGCAGGGCCGCGTCGAGCGTGGTGTCCGGGTGCAGCCAGCGCCTCCACAGGAGGACGTCGCGCCGGACGTCGTGCTCGCCGGATTCTTGGACGCCATGGCCTCCTTGGAACCGGGCTTCGGCGTGGCTCGCCAGTACCTGACACCGAAGGCGGCGCGATCCTGGGACCCCCACGCCGGCGTGATCGTCTACGACGGGGACACCCGCAGCAGCCTGCCGGGGTCCACCACCGCCGGTCTGCAGGCACGGGTCGTCGGCACGCTGGATGCCCAAGGCCACTACACGGCCTCCACCGGGCGGCTGATCCGGCAGAACTTCACCATGCATCAGGTGGACGGCCAGTGGCGGATCAGCAATCCACCCTCGGGGTTGCTGGTCAGCCAGTACACCCTGCTCAACCGCTTCACTCCCGCCCAGGTCTGGTTCCAGGGGCTCGATGCCCACACGCTGGTGCCGGAACGCGTGTGGCTGGCGAGCAGCCCGGCGAGCCCGCTGGAGGCGGTACAGGCGCTCCTGGACGGACCGTCGCGGTGGTTGGAGGTCAGCGTGACGACGGCCTTCCCGGCCGGTACACGCCTCACGGTCGATGCCGTGACGGTGACCGGTGGTGTGGCGGAGGTCCCATTGGACGGCCGGATCGCCGCGCTTCCAGACGCCCAGCGCAGCCAGCTGGTGTCGCAGGTGGGCACCACGCTGAAGGCCTTCCCGGACATTCGGGCCGTGCGGATCCTGTGCGACGGGCAGCCGTGGCATGCCCCCGGGCAGACCGCGAGCGGTGAGGTGCCACTCGATGCACTTCCCGGCATGCCCAGCATTCCGCTGGAGGGCGATGAACAACCCTTTGCCGTCGTCGGGAATGCCGTCGGGCGCCTCGATGACCAGGGTGCCTTCTCCCCGCTGGGCGGCCGGCTGGGGCGCAACCAGTGGGGCGACCGGCCGGGGGAGTTGGCCGTCTCCACGACGGCCGGGGTGGTGGCACTGGTCAACCACGGCCGTACCCGGCTCGTGACCAGCCGGCTGGGGCAGGACGAGGTCAGTCCGCGGCTGACCGGTACCGGTTTGGCATCACCCGTGGTGACGGCCACCGGGGTGGTGTGGGCCGTTGTCGATGCCGACGGGGAAGTGGCGCTGCGGAGGGCTTCCGGCACGCAGAACCTGGCTCCGGTGCGGGTGCCCAGTCTCAAGGGCAGCCGGATCCTGCAGGTGGCGGTCGCCCCGGACCAGACGCGGATGGCGGTCGTCCTGCGTCGGGGTGGACGCTCCGAACTGGCCCTGCTGCGCATCCACGGCGGGGTCGTCGACGGATTGCGCCGGATCCCGCTGGAGGTCTCACAGCTGTCCCTCGAGGAGGTCGTCGATGCGGCCTGGACCGGGCCGGAACAGCTGATGGTGCTGGCAGCCCAGCATCCCGGGGCACGGCCCAGCGCCTTCCTGATCAGCGCGGACGCCTCGCAGGTGGATCCGGTGGGGCCCGCGGGGGAGCTCGATCTCGTGCAGGTCACCGCCCGCGCCCAGCAGCGCGGTGCGCCGGTGCTGCTGCGGGCCAGTTCCGGTGAGGTCCTGCGCCATGTGTCCGCATGGCGGTGGCACATCCTGCCGCACCGGGTGCGGTCCCTGGCCGTGCCCTCCTGA
- a CDS encoding DUF1707 and DUF4870 domain-containing protein — protein sequence MSTVTTPARKLSTMPSPFEHPSLGLPVTDEQKDRAVDYLQQAYAEGRLTIYEFEDRVQTVLEASTRREMNRAFTGLATIPMGASLLPRRRPAGVPGPMGRAGATIAHVSGLGSFFVGPAVCYALAPHESYARREAAKAFNFQLVALLLMAITGVLTEGFLGGTLSGILGVTWLVLTVAGIAHAASGDDWRNPVTRVIPLRPLDEGRPGRRPRELGR from the coding sequence ATGTCCACCGTCACCACGCCCGCGCGAAAGCTGTCCACCATGCCCTCGCCCTTCGAGCACCCGTCGCTGGGCCTTCCGGTCACCGACGAGCAGAAGGACCGTGCCGTCGACTACCTGCAGCAGGCCTATGCCGAGGGTCGTCTGACGATCTATGAATTCGAGGACCGCGTCCAGACGGTCCTCGAGGCGAGCACCCGTCGTGAGATGAACCGTGCCTTCACCGGTCTGGCCACCATTCCCATGGGTGCCTCGCTCCTGCCGCGCCGCCGCCCGGCCGGCGTGCCCGGCCCGATGGGACGCGCCGGTGCGACGATCGCCCACGTGAGCGGCCTCGGCAGCTTCTTCGTCGGGCCCGCCGTCTGCTACGCCTTGGCCCCGCACGAGAGCTATGCCCGACGCGAGGCCGCCAAGGCCTTCAACTTCCAGCTGGTGGCCCTGCTGTTGATGGCCATCACCGGTGTGCTGACCGAGGGATTCCTGGGGGGAACGCTCAGCGGCATCCTGGGCGTCACATGGCTGGTGCTCACGGTGGCGGGGATCGCCCATGCCGCCTCGGGCGACGACTGGCGCAATCCGGTGACCCGCGTCATCCCGCTGCGCCCGCTCGACGAGGGGCGCCCCGGGCGTCGCCCCCGCGAACTGGGCCGCTGA
- a CDS encoding FeoB-associated Cys-rich membrane protein — MATIIVTVTLVVIVSWAVRHLWRSRQSGPACVGCPLAVACPSQGPPVRVLFRRPADLVGHAHGEG, encoded by the coding sequence ATGGCGACCATCATTGTCACCGTGACCCTCGTCGTGATTGTCTCCTGGGCAGTCCGGCACCTCTGGAGGTCGAGGCAATCGGGCCCAGCCTGCGTCGGCTGCCCGTTGGCCGTCGCCTGTCCCAGCCAGGGGCCACCTGTCAGGGTGCTGTTCAGGAGACCAGCCGACCTTGTTGGGCATGCCCATGGTGAGGGGTGA
- a CDS encoding FeoA family protein: protein MRLEEPVDLLDGQPGTSYVIERIVTSDTAMDAFLLRLGAYPGERITLVSKKRRACIVVVKNPRYSLGANLARAVFVRPLSVAG from the coding sequence ATGAGGCTGGAAGAGCCGGTGGATCTTCTGGATGGGCAGCCGGGAACCAGCTACGTCATCGAGCGCATCGTCACGAGCGATACCGCGATGGATGCCTTCCTGCTTCGCCTGGGCGCCTACCCCGGGGAACGGATCACGCTGGTCTCCAAGAAGCGCAGGGCGTGCATCGTCGTCGTCAAGAACCCGCGGTACAGCCTGGGCGCGAACCTGGCCAGAGCAGTGTTCGTCCGCCCCCTGTCGGTGGCTGGCTGA
- the smpB gene encoding SsrA-binding protein SmpB, translating to MPREKGRKLVAQNKKARHNYQIGHTLEAGMVLTGTEVKSLRNGRCSLVDAFATIDDGEVWLRNANIPEYAFGTWRNHAATRTRKLLLNRREIDKLERELGDSGRTLVPLSVYFSDGYAKVEIAVGTGKKDWDKRQTIRERDMNRETQRELAERNKRRR from the coding sequence GTGCCACGCGAGAAGGGCCGAAAGCTGGTCGCGCAGAACAAGAAGGCGCGGCACAACTACCAGATCGGGCACACGCTCGAGGCGGGCATGGTGCTCACCGGAACCGAGGTCAAGAGCCTGCGCAATGGCCGATGCTCCTTGGTGGACGCCTTCGCCACCATCGACGACGGCGAGGTCTGGTTGCGCAATGCCAACATTCCCGAGTACGCCTTCGGCACCTGGCGGAACCACGCCGCCACCCGCACGCGAAAGCTGCTGCTGAACCGTCGTGAGATCGACAAGCTGGAGCGCGAACTGGGTGATTCGGGGCGCACCCTGGTGCCGCTGAGCGTCTACTTCAGTGATGGCTACGCCAAGGTGGAGATTGCGGTCGGCACGGGCAAGAAGGACTGGGACAAGCGCCAGACCATTCGTGAGCGTGACATGAACCGTGAGACCCAGCGTGAGCTCGCCGAGCGAAACAAGCGACGCCGATGA
- a CDS encoding ComF family protein has protein sequence MLDEMADLLLGAQCPGCGAPSWRLCEDCRRVVSRPARPLDDAVALGPLLSGRAACAGDWDGPVRQLVTAFKDRGSWGLRRVLGGQLALAVRWVLDGVLQDGCLEGTRQVVLVPVPSSPKAVRTRGFDHSRVLADTAARLLREGDTGGLRVEVARPLRRVRAVADQSGLGRAERLRNQHRTMRAAPPAGCRRAVVIDDVCTTGASLSEAARALTEAGWTVLGAAVVAHPSHPVGRREDPLKVFLPDPLKGV, from the coding sequence ATGCTCGACGAGATGGCCGACCTCTTGCTGGGGGCCCAGTGCCCCGGCTGCGGAGCGCCCTCGTGGCGGTTGTGCGAGGACTGTCGCCGCGTCGTGTCGCGCCCGGCACGGCCCCTGGACGACGCGGTGGCGCTGGGACCGCTCCTCTCTGGCCGAGCCGCGTGTGCGGGCGACTGGGATGGTCCGGTGCGCCAGCTGGTGACCGCCTTCAAGGACCGGGGGAGTTGGGGGCTGCGTCGGGTCCTTGGAGGACAGCTGGCATTGGCCGTGCGCTGGGTGCTGGACGGGGTGCTGCAGGACGGATGTCTGGAGGGGACTCGGCAGGTGGTGCTGGTGCCGGTGCCCTCGAGCCCCAAGGCGGTGCGAACCCGAGGCTTCGACCACTCGCGTGTCCTGGCCGACACGGCTGCTCGTCTGCTCCGGGAAGGTGACACCGGCGGCCTGCGGGTGGAAGTTGCCAGGCCGCTGAGACGGGTCCGAGCTGTGGCAGACCAGTCCGGTCTGGGGCGCGCCGAGCGGCTTCGCAACCAGCACCGCACCATGCGGGCGGCGCCACCGGCAGGCTGTCGCCGCGCCGTGGTCATCGACGACGTGTGCACCACCGGCGCCAGTCTTTCCGAGGCGGCCCGGGCCTTGACCGAGGCGGGATGGACCGTGCTGGGAGCGGCCGTCGTCGCCCATCCCTCGCATCCCGTGGGCCGGAGGGAAGATCCGTTGAAGGTATTTCTCCCAGATCCCTTGAAAGGGGTCTGA
- a CDS encoding DUF2207 domain-containing protein: MTGRMKAGLLGLMALLLGVLGASAPSAAWAAGDTVDSWKINYTVKADGTVHAKETLVYRFGTSGRQGIARSFVTREAFDEHSDAVYEVKNFSVTASDGASGQVTPQYQEDGRDEFLSMRIGTQGRYIQTRTVTYTLEYDVKGAMRTSGDYDEFYWDALSGETPLVRDIDVTVTVPGGVKGVRCYSGPAQTKNPCTSMRVNAQRGEYHQDAKQAGDVLSIGAKIAAGQVSDNAPHLVTRADAETIAMQRTAMGAGVVSLVLSPLLGLLYYRRRGRDLRYVGLPPGVVPGPGEKGTQKPTGPIEIPVAFSPPRISVAEAGLLVDGVIDTKETTATLVDLAVRGAVKIANDDGSTRVALVDASVATAPHEQVLLQRLFAGRSGEVELSGRGDMYRAHTALVTSVRNQLASARVFTSLPSAATTGFGCSGVLLMGFVAYFFFGASSGLLWLAVPLIPIALTYMVLRKKMRRGRRTGYGRALTDQVEGFRTYIATAEADQLKFEEGEDIFSRYLPWAILFGLADRWADVCAELVRMGRLSAEPPMWYYGPYDHWNFYVFNNSLNTIDHAAAPEVTVPSSFGTSGSGFGGGSSFGGGGGFSGGGGGGGGVGSW; encoded by the coding sequence ATGACCGGCCGGATGAAGGCCGGGCTGCTCGGCCTGATGGCGCTTCTGCTGGGCGTGCTGGGCGCATCCGCACCCTCTGCCGCCTGGGCGGCCGGAGACACGGTGGACTCCTGGAAGATCAACTACACCGTCAAGGCCGACGGGACCGTCCACGCCAAGGAGACCCTGGTCTACCGTTTCGGCACCTCCGGACGGCAGGGGATCGCCCGCTCCTTCGTCACGCGAGAGGCCTTCGACGAGCACTCCGACGCCGTCTACGAGGTCAAGAACTTCAGCGTCACGGCAAGCGACGGGGCCTCGGGTCAGGTGACCCCGCAGTACCAGGAGGACGGACGCGACGAGTTCCTCTCGATGAGGATCGGCACCCAGGGGCGCTACATCCAGACGCGGACCGTTACCTACACCCTGGAATACGACGTGAAGGGTGCGATGCGCACCTCCGGGGACTACGACGAGTTCTACTGGGATGCCCTCAGCGGCGAGACCCCTCTGGTGCGGGACATCGACGTGACCGTCACCGTGCCGGGCGGGGTCAAGGGCGTGCGGTGCTATTCCGGGCCGGCCCAGACCAAGAACCCGTGCACCAGCATGCGGGTCAACGCCCAACGTGGCGAGTACCATCAGGACGCCAAGCAGGCCGGTGACGTGCTGAGCATCGGCGCCAAGATCGCGGCGGGGCAGGTCAGCGACAATGCGCCGCACCTGGTGACCCGTGCCGACGCCGAGACCATTGCCATGCAGCGTACGGCGATGGGAGCCGGCGTCGTGAGCCTGGTGCTGTCGCCGCTGCTCGGCCTGCTCTACTACCGACGCCGGGGGCGTGACCTGCGCTACGTCGGCCTTCCGCCCGGCGTGGTGCCCGGGCCGGGGGAGAAGGGCACCCAGAAGCCCACCGGACCGATTGAGATCCCCGTCGCCTTCTCCCCGCCACGGATCAGCGTTGCTGAGGCTGGGTTGTTGGTGGACGGTGTGATCGACACCAAGGAGACCACCGCCACCCTGGTGGACCTCGCGGTGCGCGGCGCGGTGAAGATCGCCAACGACGACGGCTCGACGCGAGTCGCCCTGGTGGACGCGTCGGTTGCCACCGCTCCGCATGAGCAGGTCCTGCTGCAACGTCTGTTCGCGGGCCGCAGTGGTGAGGTCGAATTGTCCGGCCGCGGCGACATGTACCGAGCCCACACGGCGCTGGTCACCAGTGTGCGCAACCAGCTGGCCTCGGCGAGGGTCTTCACCTCGCTGCCGTCGGCGGCCACCACGGGATTCGGATGTTCCGGTGTGCTGCTGATGGGTTTCGTCGCCTACTTCTTCTTCGGAGCGTCCTCTGGGTTGTTGTGGCTGGCCGTGCCGCTCATCCCCATTGCGCTGACCTATATGGTCCTGCGCAAGAAGATGCGTCGGGGACGACGCACCGGTTACGGCCGGGCGCTGACCGACCAGGTGGAGGGCTTCCGCACCTACATCGCGACGGCCGAGGCCGACCAGCTGAAGTTCGAGGAGGGCGAGGACATCTTCTCGCGCTACCTGCCGTGGGCGATCCTGTTCGGCCTGGCCGATCGGTGGGCCGACGTGTGCGCGGAGCTGGTGCGAATGGGGCGCCTGAGCGCCGAGCCGCCGATGTGGTACTACGGGCCCTACGACCACTGGAACTTCTACGTCTTCAACAATTCCCTGAACACCATTGACCACGCCGCGGCGCCCGAGGTCACGGTGCCCTCCTCCTTCGGCACCAGCGGCTCGGGCTTCGGTGGTGGCTCCTCCTTCGGTGGCGGGGGAGGCTTCTCCGGCGGTGGTGGCGGTGGTGGCGGCGTCGGCAGCTGGTGA
- a CDS encoding FKBP-type peptidyl-prolyl cis-trans isomerase: MTEKPEIDFPEGPAPTDLEITDIVVGDGPEATAGMAVAVHYVGVAYSTGEEFDSSYGRGPLQFKLGSGMVIEGWDTGIQGMKVGGRRKLVIPAHLAYGDRGAGGVIAPGETLIFVCDLLAVR; this comes from the coding sequence ATGACTGAAAAGCCTGAGATCGACTTCCCCGAGGGCCCGGCGCCCACCGACCTTGAGATCACCGACATCGTCGTGGGCGACGGCCCCGAGGCCACGGCCGGCATGGCCGTGGCCGTGCACTATGTGGGCGTTGCCTACTCCACCGGCGAGGAGTTCGACTCCAGCTACGGCCGTGGACCGCTGCAGTTCAAGCTCGGCTCCGGCATGGTCATCGAGGGCTGGGACACGGGCATCCAGGGCATGAAGGTGGGTGGCCGCCGCAAGCTCGTGATCCCCGCCCACCTCGCCTACGGCGACCGTGGCGCCGGCGGCGTCATCGCCCCCGGAGAGACCCTGATCTTCGTCTGCGACCTGCTCGCCGTCCGCTGA
- a CDS encoding YqgE/AlgH family protein: MPNRPRAGELLVAPAGMGEGYWEQCVILLLDCDDSGSLGVLLNRLAETDLDDVLPQWRDQVCPPQVLFEGGPISPNGAVCVAKLAHPAEEPPGWRRVCGDLGLLHLDTPVEIIAQTYSDLRIFAGYAGWDAGQLESELVRGDWHRVPCRDEDVFGADPEGLWRRVLRRQGGELAWFSTWVEDPQMN, encoded by the coding sequence ATGCCGAACCGTCCGCGGGCTGGGGAGCTCCTGGTGGCGCCCGCCGGCATGGGCGAGGGCTACTGGGAGCAGTGCGTGATCCTCCTGCTGGACTGCGATGATTCCGGCTCCCTGGGAGTCCTGCTCAACCGCCTCGCGGAGACCGACCTGGACGACGTCCTGCCACAGTGGCGAGACCAGGTGTGCCCGCCGCAGGTGCTCTTCGAAGGTGGCCCCATCTCTCCCAACGGGGCGGTCTGCGTCGCGAAACTGGCTCATCCGGCCGAGGAGCCGCCGGGTTGGCGGCGGGTCTGTGGAGACCTCGGCCTGCTGCACCTGGACACGCCGGTGGAGATCATCGCGCAGACCTATTCGGACCTTCGGATCTTCGCCGGTTACGCGGGCTGGGATGCGGGGCAGTTGGAGAGTGAACTGGTCCGCGGAGACTGGCACCGGGTGCCGTGCCGTGACGAGGACGTCTTCGGGGCTGATCCGGAGGGGCTGTGGCGCCGCGTGCTGCGACGGCAGGGCGGGGAACTGGCGTGGTTCTCCACCTGGGTTGAAGATCCGCAGATGAACTGA
- a CDS encoding M23 family metallopeptidase: MIIDTKDGAPGALMPGARRAPRLAMAAVTVLALGLGGTPAAHADDLTDKRDRINAQLADTRANVDEFSSELNKAASQLQASEAKLSQARTALAAAQQQRTAAQAEDTRLAAALQEARKKLAQAKQAVADNQKRVDAEARLIGASVRETHQQNTELMGIAAFVTDVKTGDVNESMQWSSTIFNATQAQMDRLQSLQMQLEAAKQAQTKAEQEVASQREAAANQLATTRAAESEADRAAASVASLFSANASAKASAEDKVAAEKQREADLAGESSAVQQRIAARIAAQKAAAAKAAAEARARQAAAERARIAAQRAAREAAEAASRRQADAAAKQRAADRAQASARRAATAARVEAPAAESVSSPAVSSGGNGFISPVSGPLTSPYGMRLHPVLHYWKLHDGMDFGAGCGAPIRAPQSGVVTEAHYNAGYGNRLLIDHGSVGGSYVTTAYNHATHYVVGVGEHVSQGEVIGYVGTTGYSTGCHLHLMVWRNGQMVNPATIF, from the coding sequence GTGATCATCGACACCAAGGACGGCGCTCCGGGCGCTCTCATGCCGGGCGCTCGTCGTGCCCCGCGTCTTGCCATGGCCGCGGTGACGGTCCTCGCGCTCGGTCTGGGGGGCACCCCTGCGGCCCATGCCGACGACCTCACTGACAAGCGCGACCGGATCAACGCCCAACTGGCGGACACCCGGGCCAATGTCGACGAGTTCTCCAGCGAGCTCAACAAGGCGGCCAGCCAACTGCAGGCCTCCGAGGCCAAGCTCTCCCAGGCACGCACGGCCCTCGCCGCCGCGCAGCAGCAGCGCACCGCCGCGCAGGCCGAGGACACCCGGTTGGCCGCCGCCTTGCAGGAGGCCCGCAAGAAGCTTGCGCAGGCCAAGCAGGCCGTTGCCGACAACCAGAAGCGCGTCGACGCCGAGGCCCGGCTCATCGGTGCCAGCGTCCGCGAGACGCACCAGCAGAACACCGAGCTGATGGGCATCGCCGCCTTCGTCACCGATGTGAAGACCGGCGACGTCAACGAGTCGATGCAGTGGTCCTCCACCATCTTCAATGCCACCCAGGCCCAGATGGACCGCCTCCAGTCGCTCCAGATGCAGCTCGAGGCCGCCAAGCAGGCCCAGACCAAGGCAGAGCAGGAGGTGGCCTCGCAGCGTGAGGCCGCCGCGAACCAGCTGGCCACCACCCGTGCCGCGGAGTCCGAGGCGGACCGGGCAGCTGCCTCGGTCGCCAGCCTGTTCAGCGCGAATGCAAGCGCCAAGGCCTCCGCCGAGGACAAGGTGGCCGCCGAGAAGCAGCGCGAGGCAGACCTGGCGGGGGAGTCGAGCGCCGTCCAGCAGCGCATCGCCGCCCGCATTGCCGCGCAGAAGGCCGCGGCCGCCAAGGCAGCCGCCGAGGCCCGTGCCCGTCAGGCCGCCGCGGAACGCGCCCGTATTGCCGCGCAGCGTGCCGCACGCGAGGCCGCCGAGGCCGCCAGCCGTCGTCAGGCCGATGCCGCGGCCAAGCAGCGCGCCGCCGATCGAGCCCAGGCCAGTGCGCGTCGGGCCGCCACGGCCGCCCGGGTCGAGGCCCCGGCGGCAGAGAGTGTCTCCAGCCCCGCAGTGTCCTCCGGTGGCAATGGCTTCATCTCGCCGGTCAGCGGGCCGCTGACCTCGCCCTATGGCATGCGGCTGCACCCGGTGCTGCACTACTGGAAGCTGCACGACGGCATGGACTTCGGCGCTGGTTGTGGCGCTCCCATCCGGGCACCCCAGTCCGGTGTCGTCACCGAGGCCCACTACAACGCTGGCTATGGCAACCGCCTGCTGATCGACCATGGCAGTGTCGGTGGCAGCTACGTCACCACCGCCTACAACCACGCGACGCACTATGTGGTCGGGGTGGGGGAGCACGTCAGTCAGGGCGAGGTGATCGGTTACGTCGGAACCACGGGTTACTCGACGGGCTGTCACCTGCACCTGATGGTCTGGCGCAATGGGCAGATGGTGAACCCGGCAACCATCTTCTGA
- the mtrB gene encoding MtrAB system histidine kinase MtrB, which produces MPLRVIALTVAGSVLVLLLGGLLLMRQASSGVLAGKRTSAVAEASTALERMQVQLRSSDMRSTSVYERLNKLADEAGAQPSQYRVVIQGPVSRFVSPGISEESVPDSLVQEVARGDGMYVTPTTVVWAQIPRREEPGLAIGAMLQAPSGQEGYPIYFIFPESHEAQTLSVLRRAIASTSVVLLLALGGIAWLVSREVMGPVREASIAASKIASGDFEERMRVRGTDDLASLATSMNDMAAELSHQIGQLEDLSRVQQRFVSDVSHELRTPLTTVRMAADLLHEGRYEMDPFAARSTELMQEELDRFEAMLADLLEISRFDAGAAVLSLAEHDLVPVVRREMEAQQAFAERLGCRLELHGIDSAVAMMDDRRITRILRNLLTNAIEHGERQPIIVTVGADEQSVAVTVRDHGIGFAPHLADQVFLRFWRADPSRTRAVGGTGLGLAISLEDANLHRGWLRAWGRPHRGAQFLLVLPRDEKVTLTDSPLPLVPRERS; this is translated from the coding sequence TTGCCCCTGCGGGTGATCGCGCTCACCGTGGCCGGATCGGTGCTGGTGCTCCTGCTGGGCGGCTTGCTGCTGATGCGCCAGGCCTCCAGCGGCGTGCTGGCCGGCAAACGGACGTCGGCGGTGGCGGAGGCCTCGACGGCCCTGGAGCGGATGCAGGTGCAGCTGCGTTCCAGCGACATGAGGAGCACGTCGGTCTACGAGAGGCTCAACAAGCTTGCCGACGAGGCGGGAGCCCAGCCGAGCCAGTACCGGGTGGTCATCCAGGGGCCCGTCTCGCGTTTCGTGTCCCCGGGGATCTCCGAGGAAAGCGTGCCGGATTCCCTGGTGCAGGAGGTGGCCAGGGGCGACGGCATGTACGTGACGCCCACCACGGTGGTGTGGGCCCAGATTCCGCGCCGCGAGGAGCCGGGGCTCGCCATCGGCGCGATGCTGCAGGCACCGTCGGGGCAGGAGGGTTATCCCATCTACTTCATCTTCCCCGAATCGCACGAGGCCCAGACCCTGTCCGTGCTGCGCCGGGCCATCGCCTCCACCAGCGTGGTCCTGCTGCTTGCACTGGGCGGTATCGCCTGGCTGGTCTCCCGCGAGGTGATGGGCCCCGTCCGCGAGGCGTCGATTGCGGCCTCGAAGATCGCCTCGGGAGACTTCGAGGAGCGCATGCGGGTGCGGGGAACCGATGACCTGGCGAGTCTGGCGACGTCGATGAATGACATGGCGGCGGAACTGTCGCACCAGATCGGCCAGCTGGAGGACCTGTCGCGGGTCCAGCAGCGCTTCGTCTCCGATGTCTCCCACGAATTGCGCACGCCGTTGACGACGGTGCGGATGGCTGCCGACCTCCTCCACGAGGGGCGCTACGAGATGGATCCCTTCGCCGCGCGGTCCACGGAGTTGATGCAGGAGGAGCTCGACCGCTTCGAGGCGATGCTCGCGGACCTGCTGGAGATCAGCCGTTTCGACGCCGGTGCGGCGGTGCTGTCACTGGCCGAGCACGACCTGGTCCCGGTGGTGCGCCGGGAGATGGAGGCCCAGCAGGCCTTCGCGGAGCGGCTGGGGTGTCGGCTGGAGCTGCACGGCATCGACAGCGCGGTGGCGATGATGGATGACCGTCGGATCACCCGGATCCTGCGTAACCTGTTGACCAATGCGATCGAGCACGGCGAACGGCAGCCGATCATCGTCACGGTGGGGGCCGACGAGCAGTCCGTCGCCGTGACGGTGCGGGACCATGGCATCGGCTTCGCGCCTCACCTGGCGGACCAGGTCTTCCTGCGCTTCTGGCGTGCGGATCCGAGCCGGACCCGCGCCGTCGGTGGCACTGGCCTGGGACTGGCCATCTCCCTCGAGGATGCGAACCTGCACCGGGGCTGGCTCCGGGCCTGGGGCCGGCCGCACCGGGGGGCCCAGTTCCTGCTGGTGCTCCCGCGCGACGAGAAGGTGACCCTCACGGACAGCCCGCTGCCACTCGTGCCCCGGGAGCGGTCATGA
- the mtrA gene encoding MtrAB system response regulator MtrA — translation MGETKAASRILVIDDDAALAEMLQLVLRQEGFEPSWCGHGDKALAAFREQRPDLVLLDLMLPGRDGIEICRDIRAESGVPIVMLTAKSDTMDVVVGLEAGADDYVSKPFKAKELIARIRTRLRRTPVDESGGDVLRIGDLAISLSGHQVRRGEESIALTPLEFDLLLALARKPHQVFSREALLQEVWGYRDAADTRLVNVHVQRLRAKIERDPERPEIVVTVRGAGYRAGEASSAREPGR, via the coding sequence ATGGGTGAGACGAAGGCAGCCAGCCGCATCCTGGTGATCGACGACGATGCGGCGCTGGCAGAGATGCTCCAGCTGGTGCTTCGCCAGGAAGGTTTCGAACCCTCCTGGTGCGGACATGGGGACAAGGCGCTGGCCGCCTTCCGTGAACAGCGCCCGGACCTGGTGTTGCTGGACCTGATGCTGCCCGGCCGCGACGGGATCGAGATCTGCCGGGACATCCGGGCCGAGTCGGGCGTTCCCATCGTGATGCTCACCGCCAAGAGCGACACCATGGATGTCGTCGTCGGCCTGGAGGCGGGGGCCGACGACTATGTGAGCAAACCCTTCAAGGCCAAGGAACTCATCGCGAGGATCCGCACCCGGCTGCGCCGCACGCCCGTCGACGAGTCCGGCGGTGACGTCCTGCGGATCGGCGACCTTGCCATCAGTCTGTCCGGTCACCAGGTGCGTCGGGGAGAGGAGAGCATCGCCCTCACCCCGCTGGAATTCGACCTCCTCCTGGCGCTGGCCCGCAAGCCCCACCAGGTCTTCAGTCGTGAGGCCCTGCTGCAGGAGGTGTGGGGCTACCGTGACGCGGCCGACACTCGACTCGTCAACGTGCACGTGCAACGCCTGCGCGCCAAGATCGAGCGCGACCCGGAACGGCCGGAGATCGTGGTGACGGTGCGTGGCGCCGGGTACCGCGCAGGGGAAGCCAGCAGCGCACGCGAGCCGGGCCGTTGA